A genomic segment from Glycine soja cultivar W05 chromosome 18, ASM419377v2, whole genome shotgun sequence encodes:
- the LOC114396415 gene encoding exocyst complex component EXO70E2-like: protein MAVEESEPVIGELEREENLIAAVRHIVKALGPNKTLTSDAKKILADLGTRLSSMSIPSEKDEGKQGQGEDGGDDHDGSDDLHDDYDDDEGVSAIEERLNVIQEKIMRWEEDQSMIWDLGPMEASEYLNAANEARRLIEKLESLHLKKEDQEYKCMQRAYSVLQTAMARLEEEFRNLLIQNRQRFEPEYVSFRSNEEDAADENSIVSLGDELVEESLQRDSVSRAYEEHIIDLVHPAVIPDLRCIANLLFASNYVQECSNAYIIVRRDALDECLFILEMERLSIEDVLKMEWGTLNSKIKRWIWAVKIFVRVYLASERWLSDQIFGEGEPVGLSCFVDASKASMLQLLNFGEAMSIGPHQPEKLFRVLDIYEVLQDLMPDIDALYSDEVGSSVKIECHEVLKRLGDCVRVTFLEFENAIATNVSSTPFVGGGIHPLTKYVMNYLRALTDYSDILNLLLKDQDEDAISLSPDMSPGTEEDNRSQGSPSRVSSMALHFRSIASILESNLEEKSKLYKEVSLQHLFLMNNLHYMAEKVKGSELRLVHGDEWIRKRNWKFQQHAMKYERASWSSILNLLKDEGVFVPGITSVSKSLVKERLRSFYLGFEDVYRIQTAWIIPDFQLREDLRISISVKVIQAYRSFVGRFSSYTSDKIIKYSPDDLENYLLDFFEGSQKLLQNPHRR, encoded by the coding sequence atggcTGTAGAGGAGTCCGAGCCTGTGATTGGGGAGCTGGAAAGGGAGGAGAATTTGATTGCTGCAGTTAGGCATATTGTGAAGGCATTGGGGCCAAATAAGACCCTTACTAGTGATGCCAAGAAAATTCTGGCAGATCTTGGCACTAGATTGTCCTCCATGTCCATACCTAGTGAGAAGGATGAGGGGAAACAAGGGCAGGGGGAGGATGGTGGTGATGATCATGATGGCAGTGATGATCTTcatgatgattatgatgatgatgagggtGTTAGTGCTATTGAAGAAAGGCTTAATGTGATTCAGGAGAAGATTATGAGATGGGAGGAAGATCAGTCCATGATTTGGGATTTAGGGCCTATGGAAGCATCTGAGTATCTTAATGCTGCTAATGAAGCCCGCCGGTTGATTGAGAAGTTGGAAAGTTTGCATTTGAAGAAAGAGGATCAAGAGTACAAGTGTATGCAGAGGGCTTATAGTGTTCTTCAAACAGCTATGGCGCGGCTTGAAGAAGAATTCAGGAACTTGCTTATCCAGAACAGGCAACGTTTTGAGCCTGAGTATGTCTCTTTTCGCTCCAATGAGGAAGATGCTGCTGATGAGAACTCCATAGTCTCTTTAGGTGACGAATTAGTTGAGGAATCACTTCAAAGAGATAGTGTCAGCAGAGCTTATGAGGAGCATATCATTGATTTGGTTCATCCAGCCGTGATCCCGGATCTCAGGTGTATTGCAAACTTGCTTTTTGCTTCTAATTATGTCCAGGAATGTTCTAATGCTTATATCATTGTCCGGAGGGATGCCTTAGATGAGTGCCTCTTCATTCTTGAAATGGAAAGGCTAAGCATCGAGGATGTCTTGAAAATGGAGTGGGGTACTCtgaattcaaaaatcaaaagatggatttgggctgtgaaaatttttgttagggtGTATCTTGCAAGTGAGAGGTGGCTTAGTGACCAGATTTTTGGGGAGGGTGAGCCTGTTGGTCTATCTTGTTTTGTTGATGCATCTAAGGCTTCGATGTTGCAGCTTCTGAATTTCGGTGAAGCCATGTCCATTGGCCCTCACCAACCCGAGAAATTGTTCCGCGTTCTTGACATATATGAGGTTCTACAAGACCTTATGCCAGACATTGATGCTTTGTATTCAGATGAGGTTGGTTCCTCGGTAAAAATTGAATGTCATGAGGTTCTGAAGAGATTAGGCGATTGTGTGAGGGTGACATTTCTTGAATTTGAAAATGCCATTGCAACAAATGTATCATCAACTCCTTTTGTAGGTGGTGGGATACATCCTTTGACCAAATATGTTATGAATTATCTTAGAGCCCTTACCGACTACAGTGACATACTCAATCTGCTTTTGAAGGACCAAGATGAGGATGCCATTTCGCTGTCACCTGACATGAGCCCTGGTACAGAAGAAGATAACAGAAGCCAGGGATCTCCAAGTAGAGTTTCCTCAATGGCCCTCCACTTCCGATCAATTGCTTCAATCTTGGAAAGCAACCTTGAGGAGAAGTCCAAGTTATACAAAGAAGTCTCCTTGCAGCACTTGTTCTTAATGAACAACCTGCATTATATGGCTGAAAAGGTTAAGGGGTCTGAACTCAGGCTCGTACATGGAGATGAATGGATTCGAAAGCGCAACTGGAAGTTTCAGCAGCATGCAATGAAATATGAGAGAGCTAGTTGGAGTTCCATTCTCAACTTGCTTAAGGATGAGGGAGTTTTTGTTCCGGGTATAACTTCGGTCTCAAAAAGTCTTGTTAAAGAGAGGCTGCGAAGCTTCTACCTTGGCTTTGAGGATGTTTACAGGATCCAGACAGCTTGGATTATCCCTGATTTTCAGCTTCGTGAAGATTTGCGGATTTCTATATCTGTCAAAGTAATCCAAGCTTATAGGTCGTTTGTTGGAAGGTTCAGTTCGTACACAAGTGACAAAATCATTAAGTACAGTCCTGATGATTTAGAAAACTACCTTTTGGATTTCTTTGAAGGATCTCAAAAGTTGTTGCAAAATCCTCATAGGAGGTGA
- the LOC114394435 gene encoding serine carboxypeptidase-like 25 isoform X1 — MAQRQIFAHVVILLLMVLVGARFAKAEGGGEAADRILELPGQPKVSFQQFSGYVTVNKVAGRALFYWLTEAAQNSLTKPLVIWLNGGPGCSSVAYGASEEIGPFRINKTASGLYINKFSWNTVANLLFLEAPAGVGFSYANRSSDLLNTGDRRTAQDSLEFVIQWLERFPRYKNRELYITGESYAGHYVPQLAKEILTYNAKTKHPINLKGIMVGNAVTDNYYDNLGTVTYWWSHAMISDQTYRQLMSTCDFHRQKESDECESVYSYAMDQEFGNIDQYNIYAPPCNNSDGSSSSATRRTMRLPHRPHVDFRHWSGYDPCTEKYAEIYYNRPDVQKALHANKTGIPYRWTACSEVLNRNWNDTDVSVLPIYRELIAHGIRVWVFSGDVDSVVPVTATRYALAQLKLSTKIPWYPWYVKNQVGGWTEVYEGVTFATVRGAGHEVPLFKPRAALQLFKSFLEGKPLPKS; from the exons ATGGCTCAAAGACAGATCTTTGCTCATGTGGTGATTTTGTTGCTTATGGTCTTAGTTGGAGCCAGGTTTGCTAAAGcagaaggaggaggagaagcTGCTGATAGGATTTTGGAACTCCCTGGTCAGCCAAAAGTGTCATTTCAGCAGTTTTCTGGCTATGTTACTGTTAACAAGGTTGCTGGTAGAGCTCTCTTTTACTGGCTCACTGAAGCTGCCCAAAATTCTCTCACCAAACCTTTGGTCATTTGGCTCAATGGAG GTCCAGGATGTTCATCAGTGGCATATGGAGCATCTGAAGAGATTGGCCCATTTAGAATAAACAAAACAGCTTCTGGGCTATACATTAACAAGTTTTCGTGGAACACAGTGGCCAACCTATTGTTCTTGGAAGCTCCGGCCGGCGTAGGCTTCTCCTACGCCAACCGCTCCTCTGACCTCCTCAACACCGGTGACCGCCGCACCG CTCAAGATTCTCTGGAATTTGTTATACAATGGCTAGAACGATTCCCTCGTTACAAAAACCGGGAACTTTATATCACTGGAGAGAGCTATGCAGGCCATTATGTTCCTCAATTAGCCAAGGAAATCTTGACCTACAACGCAAAAACCAAGCACCCCATCAATCTCAAAGGAATCATG GTAGGAAATGCAGTGACAGACAACTACTATGATAACTTGGGCACAGTGACGTATTGGTGGAGCCATGCTATGATCTCCGACCAGACTTACCGGCAACTAATGAGTACATGTGATTTTCACAGGCAGAAGGAATCTGATGAGTGTGAGTCTGTGTATAGCTATGCCATGGATCAAGAGTTTGGTAATATTGATCAGTACAACATCTATGCTCCTCCATGCAACAACTCTGATGGTAGTAGTAGCTCTGCCACCCGCCGCACCATGCGTTTACCTCACCGACCCCATGTG GATTTTAGGCATTGGTCTGGTTATGATCCATGTACGGAAAAGTATGCAGAGATTTACTACAACAGGCCTGATGTTCAGAAAGCACTTCATGCCAACAAAACCGGTATTCCTTATAGGTGGACTGCTTGCAG CGAGGTTTTGAATCGGAACTGGAATGATACTGATGTATCTGTTCTTCCAATTTATAGAGAATTGATAGCTCACGGAATAAGAGTTTGGGTGTTCAG TGGGGACGTGGACTCAGTGGTGCCTGTCACAGCAACAAGATATGCCCTTGCCCAGCTTAAGTTGTCAACTAAAATACCATGGTATCCTTGGTATGTCAAAAATCAG GTTGGAGGGTGGACAGAGGTGTACGAAGGGGTAACATTCGCGACAGTGAGAGGAGCAGGGCATGAAGTGCCACTATTCAAGCCAAGAGCAGCACTTCAGTTATTCAAATCATTCCTTGAAGGaaagcctcttccaaagtcctAG
- the LOC114394435 gene encoding serine carboxypeptidase-like 25 isoform X2: MAQRQIFAHVVILLLMVLVGARFAKAEGGGEAADRILELPGQPKVSFQQFSGYVTVNKVAGRALFYWLTEAAQNSLTKPLVIWLNGAQDSLEFVIQWLERFPRYKNRELYITGESYAGHYVPQLAKEILTYNAKTKHPINLKGIMVGNAVTDNYYDNLGTVTYWWSHAMISDQTYRQLMSTCDFHRQKESDECESVYSYAMDQEFGNIDQYNIYAPPCNNSDGSSSSATRRTMRLPHRPHVDFRHWSGYDPCTEKYAEIYYNRPDVQKALHANKTGIPYRWTACSEVLNRNWNDTDVSVLPIYRELIAHGIRVWVFSGDVDSVVPVTATRYALAQLKLSTKIPWYPWYVKNQVGGWTEVYEGVTFATVRGAGHEVPLFKPRAALQLFKSFLEGKPLPKS; encoded by the exons ATGGCTCAAAGACAGATCTTTGCTCATGTGGTGATTTTGTTGCTTATGGTCTTAGTTGGAGCCAGGTTTGCTAAAGcagaaggaggaggagaagcTGCTGATAGGATTTTGGAACTCCCTGGTCAGCCAAAAGTGTCATTTCAGCAGTTTTCTGGCTATGTTACTGTTAACAAGGTTGCTGGTAGAGCTCTCTTTTACTGGCTCACTGAAGCTGCCCAAAATTCTCTCACCAAACCTTTGGTCATTTGGCTCAATGGAG CTCAAGATTCTCTGGAATTTGTTATACAATGGCTAGAACGATTCCCTCGTTACAAAAACCGGGAACTTTATATCACTGGAGAGAGCTATGCAGGCCATTATGTTCCTCAATTAGCCAAGGAAATCTTGACCTACAACGCAAAAACCAAGCACCCCATCAATCTCAAAGGAATCATG GTAGGAAATGCAGTGACAGACAACTACTATGATAACTTGGGCACAGTGACGTATTGGTGGAGCCATGCTATGATCTCCGACCAGACTTACCGGCAACTAATGAGTACATGTGATTTTCACAGGCAGAAGGAATCTGATGAGTGTGAGTCTGTGTATAGCTATGCCATGGATCAAGAGTTTGGTAATATTGATCAGTACAACATCTATGCTCCTCCATGCAACAACTCTGATGGTAGTAGTAGCTCTGCCACCCGCCGCACCATGCGTTTACCTCACCGACCCCATGTG GATTTTAGGCATTGGTCTGGTTATGATCCATGTACGGAAAAGTATGCAGAGATTTACTACAACAGGCCTGATGTTCAGAAAGCACTTCATGCCAACAAAACCGGTATTCCTTATAGGTGGACTGCTTGCAG CGAGGTTTTGAATCGGAACTGGAATGATACTGATGTATCTGTTCTTCCAATTTATAGAGAATTGATAGCTCACGGAATAAGAGTTTGGGTGTTCAG TGGGGACGTGGACTCAGTGGTGCCTGTCACAGCAACAAGATATGCCCTTGCCCAGCTTAAGTTGTCAACTAAAATACCATGGTATCCTTGGTATGTCAAAAATCAG GTTGGAGGGTGGACAGAGGTGTACGAAGGGGTAACATTCGCGACAGTGAGAGGAGCAGGGCATGAAGTGCCACTATTCAAGCCAAGAGCAGCACTTCAGTTATTCAAATCATTCCTTGAAGGaaagcctcttccaaagtcctAG